The Glycine soja cultivar W05 chromosome 19, ASM419377v2, whole genome shotgun sequence genomic sequence CTTTCATCCTATGATTCAATTATGAAGGAGAATGAGAAACTCAAATCTGAGGTACATTTATACATGTgtactattaaaaaaagttgaatcATTGTATCTATGCAACGgtgatttttagatttttttttccctaTTTAGATTTGGCTGGTCATATATGCAATTTGAGTATGGTGAATGATACTAGAGGAGTGTTAGCAAACATAATCTTTAACACactttattattagttatattGAATATTACAAAATGAGAAactcattaaatataataaaatgaaatataaaaaaaaaatgtgatttctAGTCAATTTTAGCCcataataaaaagagaaaaagaaatattgacTTTTACAAAATTATGCAAAAAGTGATATTAACAATGACTTTTACACcattaaactaataaaaaatgtatgcaAAAAGAATGTGTTGTTAAAATTTCTGATGATACAATGGTTACAGTTATGCATAGAAGTGTGAAGAAATAATGGGTgaataaaatagaatagaatAGAATAGAAATTGTCTGTCAACAGTTGGGGGGTGTATACTGTATAGGATTAGAATTAGTGCCTTCACAATCAGAACTCCATCATAGCATAGCATAGGGAAACAAGTCGACACGACACTTAGAAGATGATTGGTAGCTATCCAGAAAGGGCCCCACACATGAGATTCCACATTATAATAATCACAAACTACCAAGAGTAGCATCTGTTCTGAACCCCACCTCGTTTGCAAAGAGGCCACTTTCAAAGTAGCTATGCGAATATACCTTTGTAGATTTCTCAAAAATATGCTTTAAGACCTCCTTTTGTGAAAAAGActgatgaacttttttttcaaaaaaataaaataaagaaaggagTATGCAAGATAGGCCATAAACTAATATACAAGAGGACTTTTTGATAGAATATCTTAATGACTTGTTGACTATTCCGCAGGTGGTATCCTTAAATGAAAAGCTTCAAGTTCAAGCTAAAGAGGTGCCTGAGGAACCATTATGTGACAAGAAAGTTGATCCAATTCCAGTAGATGAAGATATGGCTCCGATTTTCGGCACAAGGGTGGAGGACCACCTGAGTAGTGGGAGTGTTGGAAGTGCGGTGGTGGATGAGGGTAGTCCACAGGTGGTTGTTGACAGTGTTGATTCATACATTCTAGCTGACAACTATGGTGGATGTGTGGGCCCGGTCGAGAGGGTTCAGTCGGAGGAGGAGGATGGGAGTGATGATGGGAGGAGTTACTTGGATGTGTTTGTGGTATCTGAAACTGAGCACCAAAACCATGAGGAAGGAGAGACATTGGGTTGGTGGACTAATATGTATTATGTTGGATAAAATGGTAATGCAGCAGTGCTTTCGAAATTAGATGCTTAATTAAGAAAACGTAATAATATTGTATAATGTATCATGTGGGCGAGGGAGGAAAAAGTAAACGCCTGGATTGGGTGGCTTGGACCCCTAGGAGGAGTTGAAGTGTCCTTAACCCGagtttaataaataaagtcTAGTAGTAATTTGGTCAATGGTGTCTTGTGTTGGTTAATGGTTGTACTGCCAAAATTACAGTAAGTATATTTCTTGTTCAAGTATTAAAACATGGTTAATTAGTACTATACAAAATTTGAGctgtctctttttttcttctgaatccTATTTTCGAAAACCATTTTGACaacttaatcaaaataaaatcggGGGTAAGGCCCACAAAAGAGGCAACGCACTCCCCATTGTCTTGTAATCCGTTTCGAATAGTGCCTATtagcaaatattattttcacaCCCTAATCATGGTAGTCCAATATGTATATTTACTATAATTATCATTACCTTTGTTTATAATTTGTTCAAAACACTGACAACAAAGTATTCGAAAAAGtagtgaggtatttttttttcttcaaaaaaagatAATACTAAGACTCATCCAATACCATTTGCTAGAGTCAAATCTTTCGGTTGAGATCGGAGACTTTGCAATAACAACTATATGGATCAACTTCAATTCTCACCAAGAATTTGTCGGAAGCTTCCAGCACAAAATTGCCAGAAACTCACAATGTACGCACATACTACTTAATTACACACAAATTTCATGATTAACAAGCACTCAAACGGCTAATGTAACACCCATAACAGATATTCGGACCTAAATATCATCAAGCAAGTAATGAGAGCTTACAGATACCATTCAACCCTACCTCCCAACTACACCCTAGTAAGTTGCCCAATATGCATGTACACAATAGAATAATGGACACATCAACTGCATATGCAAGCGCTAACTCGACATGTGCAATGCACATGAACTAATGCCACAAATAAGTATCTACATTAGGATACAATAAGAGTATAAGACAGACCTCATGGCAGTGCTATAACGATGGAACCCCCCTTACTTACAGTAACTTAATCCTCATTGTGATGCTAAAACTGAAAAGGAGGGGGGGTTAGATATTAGTGTGTCTATATTAAACCCCCCACAAACATGACTAGAGAATTATGGGAATTATGCAAATAaacaaatcaaacagaacacgcACTACGCAAGCAGCACAAAGCAGATGGAAAAAAGCTTTGATTCCAATAATTCCCCTGCATTCTAACACATCTGCAGATGCCCAAGAACAAAATCAAGGGCATGCGTGTGCAGGACTTTTCTAGGGGTCAGAGAAAGTATAAAGAATGAAATATTGCCTACAACTGCTCAACTTAACATTTTCTTACTTCTTTCCCATCCTTTCCTTTTTTAACTACTTTTTTCCTATTCCTTCTTTACAATAATTCCATTTGTATACATATATGGATCAGACTCTgctagaaaaatgaaaaatgacttCTCGCTATGGAGCAGCCAACTGGACAGCTGCAGCAGAAATCATTTCAAAATTGGACGCATCCTCACAATTCCCTCATACTGGTGCTCCCACTGAAAGCAGATAATCCTACAAATTCTGCTTAGCCAAAAACCAGCATCTGAGTTAGCAGGTCAGTTTTACCTATATGTACAAGCACGCAAGAGACACCAGCAGCTGTGACTGCCGCATTTTATAACCTTAAGTAGGCCCCATGGCCCAATTATACCAGAGGATGATCACATCACACCACATAAAACTGATCAGCTATCAGGTTTTCTGAGCCAAGAACACAAGTATGAGATCAACAATCTGATTCCTTCCTTTTTCTGGTTGACTTCCGGCTTGCTTTGGATTTTTCTGCATCCAAATGCATCGGTGGTTTTGGTTCCACTATGGCAGAAGGTTCAGAGCTGTCAGTAAAGCTTGAATTGGGCATTTTCTCATATATAATGGCTAAATCAAGGGAGTATATGCGAAGGGCAAGGGAAGGCAAAGTAGAAGATTTGGCAGCAGCTGAGAATGATGACCAGTACCACCAGTCATTCCTCAAGTACTCTGTCTTAATCATATCCTCCAGTGTAAATGTTGCCTGAATCATCTGAAAAAATGGAAGGAACATCAATTAACAAACACAAGTTCACATTCATTACTAAGCTGCTTGAACTACAAATATAGTATAATTATTGGTCAAGAAACATGTGGAGTTGCCAATGCTTGTTAATGAAGAAGTGTATGTGCTAGAGCCAAAGAAATAAGACAAACCTCATATATAGTCTTTGCA encodes the following:
- the LOC114398124 gene encoding homeobox-leucine zipper protein HAT5-like — protein: MESGRIFFGASASSGNNMLFLGNTELAFRGRSMMSMEEASKRRPFFTSPDELYDEEYYEKQSPEKKHRLSSEQVHLLEKSFEEENKLEPERKTQLAKKLGLQPRQVAVWFQNRRARWKTKQLERDFDVLKSSYDTLLSSYDSIMKENEKLKSEVVSLNEKLQVQAKEVPEEPLCDKKVDPIPVDEDMAPIFGTRVEDHLSSGSVGSAVVDEGSPQVVVDSVDSYILADNYGGCVGPVERVQSEEEDGSDDGRSYLDVFVVSETEHQNHEEGETLGWWTNMYYVG